A single window of Maylandia zebra isolate NMK-2024a linkage group LG2, Mzebra_GT3a, whole genome shotgun sequence DNA harbors:
- the LOC105940955 gene encoding signal-regulatory protein beta-2 — protein sequence MVVLWITLLFLHQGNSLVPVKTVHVGETATLTCVLPNEELGSRKVQWYKQRVGDTLKLLVSLPGKPSSEFFQSRFSAHNSKDFSNLTIWNVAQEDEGMYHCEIDTWIKLEWSGTYLLVKGNTERTSNYIVVQQPTESNPLRPGDTATLQCSVLTNSENNTCSGHHNVFWFRDGSNKSLPNIIYTHGNRTDQCEKRSDPQDGCVYHFSKNVSSSDAGTYYCAVATCGEILFGNGTTLDVQEKTTRLVFIGIVILITCFAISVIGNLFFICNRRVCKKCKEIKSDTTEVQTDNLYQPTEADDDINYAALSFSERKTRGRRTREHTEDTVFS from the exons ATGGTCGTCTTATGGATTACATTGCTTTTTCTTCATCAAGGAA ATTCTCTGGTTCCAGTGAAAACAGTCCATGTTGGTGAAACAGCAACATTAACATGTGTTTTACCAAATGAAGAGCTCGGCAGCAGAAAGGTTCAGTGGTACAAGCAGAGAGTCGGGGATACTCTTAAATTATTAGTGTCACTTCCTGGAAAACCTTCTTCAGAGTTTTTTCAGTCAAGATTTTCTGCACATAATAGTAAAGATTTTAGCAACCTGACCATTTGGAATGTAGCCCAAGAGGATGAGGGAATGTATCACTGTGAAATAGACACCTGGATTAAACTTGAATGGAGTGGGACATATTTGTTAGTAAAAG gaaacactgaaaggACATCAAACTATATTGTTGTACAGCAGCCGACAGAATCAAATCCACTCCGTCCAGGAGACACAGCAACTCTTCAGTGTTCAGTTCTGACAAATTCTGAGAACAACACATGTTCAGGACATCATAATGTTTTCTGGTTCAGAGATGGATCTAATAAATCTCTTCCAAACATCATCTACACTCATGGAAACAGAACTGATCAATGTGAGAAAAGATCTGACCCTCAGGATGGGTGTGTTTATCACTTCTCTAAGAACGTCAGCTCCTCTGATGCTGGGACTTACTACTGTGCTGTGGCCACATGTGGGGAGAtattatttggaaatggaacTACACTGGATGTTCAAG agAAAACAACACGACTGGTATTTATTGGAATTGTAATATTAATAACCTGTTTTGCCATTTCGGTCATTGGAAATCTTTTCTTCATCTGCAACCGAAGGGTATGCAAAAAATGTAAAG AAATAAAAAGTGATACAACAGAAGTACAAACTGACAACTTGTACCAACCA ACTGAAGCTGATGATGATATAAACTACGCTGCGCTCAGTttctctgaaagaaaaacacgagGAAGAAGGACAAGAGAGCATACCGAGGACACTGTTTTCTCCTAA